ACCTGGCCGGCTGGCCCCCCCAGCCAAGAAGAGAAGCAGAGCCCGGCCCCGGCCAGGGAGGAAACTCAGGTGGGGgcgagccgctgccgccgccgaatcCGTCCCTTCCGTCGTGTCGCTCAGGATTCCAATCGATCCATCTCCTTCCACCAGGTTCAATTCGCCCTCGTTCGGTCGTTCCTCCCCCCCACTCTCTTCTGCTACCGTGCGTCCAGGTGCCCTGCCGCCGGAGCCCGATGAAGACCAAGGCCTCCGCCAGCAAGAACGCCGCCGAGAAGGTAACCACCGCggtctccatctctctccttttcCACTCCGTTCGGGTTCTTTTCTTGAGACCTAGTAGCCTGGATTACCTACCTGCGTTTCTTGAGAACAAAGCCAAATTGCTACTGTGCTATACTCCAGATACTTAATTCTTCTCCACGCGAGAATCCTGCAGTAACTTTTTTCTTGCCTCGTTTAGGATGCCCGTTCGTTCTTTGATAGATTGACAATTAGGGAGGGCAGACCCAAAAAGGGGGGAAAATGTTCCTTAGACTGTCAATTTGAGACGCCAATTCTTGAGCTTTATATGGTTGTATGTTGCCCGAACACACTACTGCTAACTGAATTTccatctcctttttttttttttggttaggATGAGGCAGAGCCCAAGAAGATCCGGTCCTCACGCAGTAACCGCCGCCGAGGCCACTGCAACCGCTCCTCCTCTGATTCTGAATCCCCGCCGCACAAGCGCTCCAAGAAGCATAGTAAGAGAATCACCGATAAGAAGAGCAAAAGGAGTAAGATTATCAGCAGCAGCCGACGTCACCGCCATAGTCGTAGCCCAAGCCGTAGcctcagtagcagcagcagtccttccTCAATAACTCGCCACAACTGCTCCATGTGCAGTAGCAGCAGCGCCTCTGAGAGGTCAGTGAGCCCAGCACCCAGGAGCCGGTCCAGAGATGTTAGGAAGAAAAAAGGGAGGGCGAGGGACAGAGTGAGGGATCGCAAGAGAAGGAAGGCACGGAGATCGGCCAGTTCCTCGAGCACTTCAGCAAGTAGTGGCAGTAGCCGTAGCAGGAGTAGGAGCAAGAGCAAGCGCAGGAAGCGAAAGACTGTTGAAATAGATTGGAAGAATCGCCATGACTCCCAGTCTGAGAAGCACATGGCTGAGGATGATGGCACGGATGAAAACAAGCTTCCTATTGCCAAGAAAAGAGAACATGGTATTGACAGTTACGATAAGAATTTGGAATTGGATAGCCCACCTGCGAAGAATGCTAATGAAACACAAGAGATGGCACCTGCTGGTGGTGGAAATTCAGATGCTGAGGATCTAGAGCTGATTCTCAGGCAGAAAGCTCTTGAGAACTTCAGAAAGTTCAAGGCAGCAGCTGTTGTGGCAGGCAAAACAGGTACCAATGGAGCTACAGGGAAGGAAGCATTGATAGATGACCCACAGAGTGCTGGTACAGAAATTGCTGAAGCAAGGTCTTCTGCTGTTACCCATTTCCAGAAGCAGGGAAGCAGCCTTGTAATGAAAAATCCTGCTAGGTCCCCTAGATCAGAGGATTATGGGAATGGTAGAAGTCGGAAGCAGGAGGGCAGTGCTGGGATGAGTAGTGGTGCTGCATCACCTGGAATACTTGAGGATGGTAGAATACTTGAGGATGGTGATACCGGTGGTGCAACTCAACAGAAAGGAAGAGCAGAGGAGGCAACTCGTTCAAATTGTCAGTTTAGGTCACCACAGGGTGGTAGGAACAGTCTTAGTGTAATGCAAAGGTTGGGGAGCACTCCAGGGAGTTGTGCTAGTGTAACTCAAAGGTTAGGAAGCAGTGCAGGGGTGAGTCATGTGAATGGGGCTCCAAGGGTCAGATCAGTTGTGAGCATACCAGCCAAGGAAGGTCTAGATGGTAGTACATATACCACACCCCCCTAGGCCCAGTGAGAATTCTGCTCCTGTGGAAAGCACTAGCGATGTTGGGTGCCCTCTGATTGACATTAACAAAGCTGAAAGAACCAATGGAGATGACAGAAAGACAAGTGAAGCTTCAGTGCCTAAAGGTTCTATTTTGTCACCTGCTGAGGGCAAAAGCCAGGCTAGGACTGAGGATAAATATGGGGCTCAGTTTCAGAAGAAGACTTTCTCTAGAATGCATGATGGAGAGACGGTAGAGGTGAGGAACAGACCTTCACTGTTGCTTCGGGTGCTTGAATTATCATGCTACAAATATGTTCATTCAATCTAATTTGTTTACTCTTCCTTTCTCCATGTTACAGGTCAGCTACAAAGTGTACATACCAAAGAAAACTCCGGCCCTTGCAAGGAGGAAACTGCAGCGCTGAAAACGTCAAGAAAATCATCCATAGTTCTCATTACTTTACTGTCTCCAACGTAGCTTTTAGCCGTATGTAACTATTTTCTTCTAGCACAAGTCCACCACCGTATACTATGCCTTCTGGATATATTTCCTCACACTGAGGTGACCCCAAGTTGCAGTTTTGCTGGTCGACAGAAGCCTCTGGATATTTGTTAAAAACAAGATGTATTTGTTGTCGAACTGAATAAAACTGCTGCGCTCTGCCAAATCAACATATTGAGCTGTTAGCAGTTTATGTAGGAAAGCTATTTATTTCTTCCGCGAAATCAACATATTGAGTTGTTAGCAGTTTATGTAGGAAAGATATTTATTTCTTGGGATTGGACCCTTGTAATCTGCAAACATGTTGCTCAGTTGGTTAGCAGTTGTTGGACTGTTGCAAGCAGCTGAAGGACACATACTACAAACATTGGCAATAATATTGGACTGATATACTTCGTATGGTGGTGTGGATTGTTAGCGCGGGATGTGATGGTTTTTGTTTCATATATACCTGATTCGTTTGGCTATTTGTGTCTTTATTACTGGAAGCATCGATATGTTTGTTCTCTTCTGTCAGGAGTTTGCGAACACATCGGTGTTCCTTTACAAGACTGAATAAGTCTTGCATTTCGATATCGAAAATCTATCTAGGCactttcagattttttttccctCTCTTAGTTGGCCAAATAAAGATGATACTACATAATAATAGTAATAGTTTTGAGGGCAACAGGCTCTAACTACGCTTGGGCCCTGCCTGGCCTGCTAACACCATCTAGGCTCGGGCCCAGATAGACCTAGAACACCGGTGTCTCTCTTTCCTTTCGCCTCGCTTCAGGCTTCACCGCCCCCGCAaaccgctccgccgcctccgccgctcctcAAGCTTCCGTTCCAAAATCCACACCGGCGACATGCCGCCCAAAGGTCCATGCTTTTCTTGTTCTCTTCTCCTTTtgtggaggaagaggaagatccCGCCCCCCTCTTCCCCTCTGACCTCTGATTGGTTGCAGAGCTACCGGGGTTCTACTTCGACAAGGAGAAGAATCGCTACTTCCCCATCAGGGGCCCCATCCCGGGCGCCGCCACTCGTCgccctcccgctcccgctcccccaactccgccgcccgctgccaCAGCGGGATGCAGCAGGAAGAGGGCGAGGCGGCCGGAGCTGCTCAGCGCCAGGGAGATGTACGGCGGCGGAGTCATCTTCTCCAACAAGGCCACCAGGTCCACATTCAAGCAGCAGTGGCACTACTTGCAGGCGTCTCAGCCCATGGTGATTGCTGGAGGGCTTCctttgattcttttttttcaccCTTGTGCGTTGTACTACGGAGTATAGTCTTGGGCTGATCATCATGCTGCTTGGCAGGTCTGGAAGTACCAAGCCACGACATTGGTGGCTGATAAGGCGCTGGAACAATTGAATACCATGGTCCAGACACCTCAAGGGCTGAGAGAGTCCAGGATGCTAGTGACAGGCAGCATGAATGGTTCGATTCGGTAAGGTTCTTCATTAATTGCCGTCCCCCCTTTTCTGTCTTCTGAACAATTATGACATTGTTACCATGTATCCCCACAATAAATTTATAGGTTATCACTTGCCACGACTGTCTTGGTATAATCAGTTCATCACGTTACAACCGCAGTATCTGCTCACACATATTGTCTTGCATCTTAGATCATTGGTCACTCTGAGACAACGCAAATTGTTCATCAATCTTTTGAGTCTCACAAGTCGTCGATCTGTTTCACCCATCGATGTGCTCTAGTTCTCTGCAAGAGCATGAGCTCATGGCCAAACTAGTGTCTAATGTCAtggttatatatattttttatataaccTTCCAACAGGTTGTACAGATTAGGGAGTGCTCTCAACAACTTTGGGAATGAGATAGAGTTTTTGCCCCAACCTGCATGGACTCCTGTGGGGAAGCCCAAGTCAGCCGCACTCCCTAGCATCTGGTCATCTGAAGCAGCCTTCTCAAACTTCTCATCCGGTATAACTTGTATAGAAAAGGTTGGACGTCATGCCCCTGATGCATACAACACCAAGCAAGCATTGTATCCTAAATTTGCTGCTGCTTCTATTTTATACATTGTTATTGTTGCCGTAATTGCACATAATTTtcattttgttttctcctggaGCTTGGGTCCCTTGACATTTTGAAACATGGTGGCTACTCTTGGATCGGGAGAATCTGGTGGTTCTGTATATATTATGGATCTTTCTGGTACTATTGACTCGGCAGTGGGATCATGGACTGCCTGTAGAGTTGCATCACTTGATCGTACAGTGTGGACAGCTGATTGTAGTTATGATGGCACACATGCAGCTTTCGGTGAGTTGATTGAGTTGGGGCTTAATTGTAGGAATTTCCCTAGTTCATaaaaatacttttttttttgtctaactTGTTTGCGTTGCAACTTTGTGTTACATAACACTATTAAGTTGTCTGCACTAAGAGACCTGGCAATGTTGCTACTAAATCTACATGTCTGGAACTTATGATGTAAACTAGGCAGTCGTGCATAGAATCTATATAGCAAGACTGTCTTGTTTTGGTACTTTTTCCCCACCATAAATCTGTTAAGTTTGGTTCTTGTAATGGCATCTGTGCAATCTTGCTGTTACATCTGTTGGAGCCTCGGAGGAATTACTTTTGTTCTCATTACAAGTTCTACTCATTCTTACAATGTTTGCTGCAAGAGTCTGCTTATGTTACTGGCAAAATGGACTATCTTCTAGCTTGGGATTCGCTTTTCACGTATTCTTCCTATTTTTAGGTATGGACCATGGTGCTGGTCTCCTCGATTTGGAAACAAGGGGATTATCATGGCTGTGTCGCTCTAAAAGTGACATTCTCTCCCAGAAATTTGTGCACTCGGTAATAATCTAATGTAATAATGTATACATAAACTTCCTTCACTTAGTATAACAAATTCAGTTATCATTTGATGATGTATTTTTAATGAGTAGGGGAAACTTTTGCCGATTCCCTGGTCTGTGGTTACGTTTCTCCTTTCCTCAACATTATATCTCCACTTTCCAGTTAGCTTAAATTGAGTGTGTCCAATGTGTGACTACATGCTTCCCAAAGTTCTGGAAGAAAGGCAATATGCTACTGATTTCTCGTGTGCAAAACTGAGCAATATGCTACTGATTTCTCGTGTGCAAAACTGAGCAAGTGCCTTTCTGTCATAGTCTGCAGGTATAAGTTCAATGGGTTTATACTTGCTTGTCGGCCCTGTATGCGTGTTATGGTGAATTCAGAATTTTCTGTGACATGCTGTTCATGTCTCTGCTGTGCCCACTGAATTTTCTCACTCTTTTTAGGGAAATGTAGTGCTATGTGGTCTACGGAATGGGAACATAGCCCCTGTTGATGTACGACAAAAGCATCATAATCATCCTACCGGAGTACCTTCAGCTAGCACTGCTAGGAGGACAGTTCCCATGCTGCGCTCAAAGCACCATGGGAGGTGGAGAAACCAGGTGTGCAATACTAGTACACAGCATCATAAATATCATACATACTCACATCATTGAATTAGTTGATTTGTTCGTTTCAGTGGCTATCTAGGGCACAGGACAGGAGAagcaaattttttttaacatTATTACTTAGGTCATGACATCTTTATGTTGTACTTGTCTGTTTTATGTGCTTATGTTGTTACAGTGCTCAACAACTAGGGGCATATACACAGAGCGAAATTTATTTAGAGCATTGTGTTCTCCTAAAAGATAATGAAGACTGGAAGAAAGCAAATTTCAAGCATCAAAACTGCAACCTGTGTTTATTATTGACACTGTGAACCTCCACCTCTTAGACTGGTCCGGTTAGGTTCCTCCCAGTTGGAACAGAACTAGAATAAAAATGGTATGCTGggaaatatatttattttgaatGCATATTTGCTAGTTTTAGtttaccccaacttgcttgggactaaTAGGCTTTATTGTTCTGCATAATTTGCTAGCTTAGCTCATCAATAATACATTGCTATTGTTTTCTGATGGAAAATGCAATGGATCATCAAGGATACGTGCTATTGTTTTCTGATGGAAAATGTCATGCAGGCTGATAAGGCTAAATGTTCAAGATATATTTATATGTCGTCGGCAGTTTGCAGGTAGTACTAATGCCCTTTCCATAGTGCTATTATTTTTTGGACAATGTCTATGTTCCCTAATACTGAAATTGACAATGTTCCACAGCTTGGTCACACTGTCATCAGATGAGAACTACTTCTTAGGAAGCTCCATGGATGGATGTGTAAGTTATACTTAGACCATTTTTTAGTGTTGGAGCAAGTGTACAAGTACAATTGTACATGCAAATGTGCTCAGATTCTCCTAGGat
This portion of the Panicum virgatum strain AP13 chromosome 2N, P.virgatum_v5, whole genome shotgun sequence genome encodes:
- the LOC120659202 gene encoding uncharacterized protein LOC120659202 isoform X2 encodes the protein MPPKELPGFYFDKEKNRYFPIRGPIPGAATRRPPAPAPPTPPPAATAGCSRKRARRPELLSAREMYGGGVIFSNKATRSTFKQQWHYLQASQPMVWKYQATTLVADKALEQLNTMVQTPQGLRESRMLVTGSMNGSIRLYRLGSALNNFGNEIEFLPQPAWTPVGKPKSAALPSIWSSEAAFSNFSSGITCIEKVGRHAPDAYNTKQALVATLGSGESGGSVYIMDLSGTIDSAVGSWTACRVASLDRTVWTADCSYDGTHAAFGMDHGAGLLDLETRGLSWLCRSKSDILSQKFVHSGNVVLCGLRNGNIAPVDVRQKHHNHPTGVPSASTARRTVPMLRSKHHGRWRNQADKAKCSRYIYMSSAVCSLVTLSSDENYFLGSSMDGCVGRTALFAFGASKQAN
- the LOC120659202 gene encoding DDB1- and CUL4-associated factor 4 isoform X1, with the protein product MPPKELPGFYFDKEKNRYFPIRGPIPGAATRRPPAPAPPTPPPAATAGCSRKRARRPELLSAREMYGGGVIFSNKATRSTFKQQWHYLQASQPMVWKYQATTLVADKALEQLNTMVQTPQGLRESRMLVTGSMNGSIRLYRLGSALNNFGNEIEFLPQPAWTPVGKPKSAALPSIWSSEAAFSNFSSGITCIEKVGRHAPDAYNTKQALVATLGSGESGGSVYIMDLSGTIDSAVGSWTACRVASLDRTVWTADCSYDGTHAAFGMDHGAGLLDLETRGLSWLCRSKSDILSQKFVHSGNVVLCGLRNGNIAPVDVRQKHHNHPTGVPSASTARRTVPMLRSKHHGRWRNQADKAKCSRYIYMSSAVCSLVTLSSDENYFLGSSMDGCIKLFDLRLIQKGGIQSYEGHVNSHTHLPLVVDPSETLVMSGGEDCTVRIWSIKTGELIFAQSVCDTPFTALCWPESSRDLCGSSLFDVNHSWGAWLGSRNGLFYMHGT